From the Flavimarina sp. Hel_I_48 genome, one window contains:
- a CDS encoding N-acetylmuramoyl-L-alanine amidase, producing MKKVLKNVSFVFLLLKMCFIFGQETAIQKRIIIDVGHGGKDSGTIGINGLQEKDVVLDIALEILRLNKKSEIPLDIYLTRYNDTLIALSDRTKLADALDADVFISLHCNHSDNANARGIEVYVANTKSQFSDLSTLLAYLLQAYFKKELGFESRGVKFANFQVLRESVDYRPAVLVEVGFLTNEDEGFYFLQPSKVKAVAMAILKGIYNYSNKRL from the coding sequence ATGAAAAAAGTGCTCAAAAACGTCAGTTTTGTCTTTTTGCTCCTAAAAATGTGCTTCATTTTTGGGCAAGAAACTGCCATCCAAAAAAGAATAATTATTGACGTTGGTCACGGTGGAAAAGATTCCGGGACAATCGGTATAAATGGCTTACAGGAAAAGGATGTCGTACTGGACATCGCTCTGGAAATTTTAAGGCTTAACAAAAAGTCAGAAATACCGTTGGATATTTATTTAACCCGGTATAACGATACGCTTATTGCCCTATCGGATCGAACTAAATTGGCCGATGCCTTAGATGCGGATGTATTTATTTCCTTGCATTGCAATCATTCAGATAATGCTAACGCAAGAGGAATTGAAGTTTATGTGGCTAATACTAAATCTCAATTTTCAGACCTTTCAACTTTGCTTGCTTATCTGTTGCAGGCTTATTTTAAAAAAGAATTGGGTTTTGAGAGTAGGGGGGTAAAGTTTGCAAATTTTCAGGTGCTACGGGAAAGTGTTGATTACCGCCCTGCTGTTTTAGTAGAAGTTGGATTTCTTACCAACGAAGATGAAGGGTTCTATTTTTTGCAGCCTTCTAAAGTCAAGGCCGTGGCGATGGCTATTTTAAAAGGAATCTATAACTACTCAAATAAACGATTATGA
- a CDS encoding class I SAM-dependent methyltransferase, with protein sequence METQMYGTKEEQENAIRYYDKLSVIYDYISNWYYKKARNYAIKELQLKNGQTVLNVPCGTGVNFKYFNEYLNNSGLIIGIDLSSGMLDKAKQKIEKNGWKNIETELNDATKIDRNWLDYRNEQITVDAVFCDLGLSGLPKWRNIIDNMISILKPNGRIVILDWYLEKPSLKGDFVKWIGKGEVDRPIYQYLETKVSNFKVDDSFNYGGVFVASGSKPE encoded by the coding sequence ATGGAAACTCAAATGTACGGAACAAAGGAAGAACAGGAAAACGCTATTCGTTACTACGATAAGCTTTCCGTCATTTACGATTACATCTCAAATTGGTATTATAAAAAAGCCAGGAACTATGCCATCAAAGAGCTTCAACTCAAAAATGGACAGACCGTATTAAACGTGCCCTGCGGAACAGGGGTCAACTTCAAATATTTCAACGAATATTTGAACAACTCAGGACTAATCATCGGCATTGACCTGTCGAGTGGAATGCTTGATAAGGCCAAACAAAAAATAGAAAAAAACGGTTGGAAGAATATCGAAACGGAATTAAACGATGCTACTAAAATTGACCGAAATTGGCTTGATTATCGAAACGAACAAATTACTGTTGACGCTGTTTTTTGTGACCTTGGCTTGTCAGGGCTGCCCAAATGGCGAAACATAATCGACAATATGATTTCAATTTTAAAACCAAACGGCAGAATTGTTATTCTGGACTGGTATCTTGAAAAACCAAGTTTGAAGGGCGATTTTGTAAAATGGATCGGGAAAGGCGAAGTGGATAGACCAATCTATCAATATTTAGAGACCAAAGTTTCCAATTTTAAAGTGGATGATAGTTTTAATTATGGAGGTGTATTTGTTGCTTCTGGTAGTAAACCTGAATAA
- a CDS encoding ATPase — protein MDNPSKITEGGVEYSLGKFDGKCVLYDFPKILIYLNAKGKLLFGKKFKIYDEDKDILLKLCSYFIKDKENCQKYEIDIDKGILLSGPVGCGKTTLMKLLRHLVPLQRPYEMIPCRNVAFSFNHLGFKTIEDYGNTKFFCFDDLGVEPAGRFYGKDLNVMGEVLLSRYELYLQTKHKIKTHATTNLNAEELEERYGNRVRSRMRELFNLIAFDEGAGDKRK, from the coding sequence ATGGACAACCCCTCTAAAATAACCGAAGGCGGCGTGGAATATTCGCTGGGCAAATTTGACGGGAAATGCGTGCTTTACGATTTCCCGAAAATCCTGATTTACCTGAATGCCAAGGGAAAGCTGCTTTTTGGAAAGAAATTTAAAATTTACGATGAGGATAAGGATATTTTGCTAAAACTCTGTTCTTACTTCATCAAGGACAAGGAAAACTGCCAAAAATATGAGATCGATATTGACAAAGGTATTTTACTTTCTGGGCCCGTTGGATGCGGAAAAACCACCCTAATGAAACTTTTACGGCATTTAGTGCCGTTGCAACGCCCGTATGAAATGATCCCCTGTCGCAACGTGGCATTCAGTTTTAATCATCTTGGTTTTAAGACCATCGAGGATTATGGAAATACAAAATTTTTCTGTTTTGACGACCTGGGCGTAGAACCGGCCGGAAGGTTTTACGGCAAGGATCTGAATGTGATGGGCGAAGTCCTTTTATCGCGATACGAGCTTTACCTTCAGACAAAACATAAAATCAAAACCCACGCGACCACGAACCTAAATGCTGAGGAACTGGAAGAACGCTATGGAAACCGTGTCCGTAGCCGGATGCGGGAACTGTTTAATCTGATCGCTTTTGATGAGGGGGCTGGGGATAAAAGGAAGTGA
- a CDS encoding helix-turn-helix domain-containing protein has translation MPTSIITTDDLREFKMELLDDIKKLLSRQATGKLKKYLKSSEVMELLQVSPGTLQNLRVNGTLPYTKVGGIIYYDAEEIQNVMTANRVQHGLNS, from the coding sequence ATGCCAACAAGTATCATTACCACAGACGATCTTCGGGAATTCAAAATGGAATTGCTCGACGACATTAAAAAGCTCCTATCCCGACAAGCGACCGGCAAACTCAAAAAATACCTGAAATCTTCAGAAGTGATGGAACTGCTTCAGGTAAGTCCGGGAACACTTCAAAATCTTCGCGTCAATGGCACGTTGCCCTACACGAAAGTGGGCGGTATCATTTACTACGATGCCGAAGAAATCCAGAACGTGATGACCGCAAACCGTGTGCAGCACGGATTAAATTCTTAG
- a CDS encoding RteC domain-containing protein: MDLQLQAEILLEGLNEIKLKNNDILNRAFRSIEVCRNLLSLFKKEIIANEFGSLEQEIDFFKNIKQIPLVQLIYFSEIHSLEIQFPKADKKAQLKFLKKKIGKLNRFFLYNIDFGQYVNSKATHFDKEYYTRDYLDTYHITTSKFYFQDPEFCTPRDMLLGKFKAYNLLVVYLDERLFKLKNNLNGKTVKSNTTEKIHWPFTNTDWVELVYALSFAGITNQNDLSIIKLSNKLQEIFDFKPTGKIYNTYQDIKNRKHSRTLFLDSLSTCLITEMNKSEE, encoded by the coding sequence ATGGATTTACAGTTACAAGCAGAAATACTACTGGAAGGACTGAACGAAATTAAGCTTAAAAACAATGATATTTTGAATAGGGCTTTTCGTTCTATTGAAGTATGCCGTAATCTCCTTAGTTTGTTCAAAAAGGAAATCATTGCAAATGAATTTGGTTCCCTAGAACAAGAGATAGACTTCTTTAAGAACATAAAACAAATCCCGCTGGTCCAGCTCATTTATTTCTCAGAAATCCATTCATTAGAAATTCAATTTCCAAAAGCCGATAAAAAAGCCCAACTTAAATTCCTGAAAAAGAAAATTGGCAAGCTTAACCGTTTCTTTCTGTATAATATTGATTTCGGGCAGTATGTCAATTCCAAAGCTACCCATTTTGATAAGGAATATTACACCCGTGATTATTTGGATACCTATCATATAACCACTTCAAAATTCTACTTTCAGGATCCCGAATTTTGCACCCCAAGGGATATGCTTTTAGGTAAATTCAAAGCATACAATTTATTGGTTGTCTATTTGGATGAGCGATTATTTAAGCTTAAAAATAATCTAAATGGGAAAACTGTAAAATCGAATACTACAGAAAAAATCCATTGGCCATTTACCAATACCGATTGGGTGGAGCTAGTTTATGCTTTAAGTTTTGCCGGAATTACAAATCAAAATGATCTGAGTATCATCAAACTCTCCAATAAGCTTCAAGAAATTTTTGATTTTAAACCTACCGGAAAAATCTATAATACCTATCAGGATATAAAAAATAGAAAACACAGCAGAACATTGTTTTTGGACTCCCTAAGTACCTGCCTAATTACTGAGATGAACAAGAGTGAAGAATAA
- a CDS encoding helix-turn-helix domain-containing protein codes for MFGTPIHWTTFFYLIIDTFIVSLAYYHHSFKRIRSNHFRFLKLGLLFIAYNTTGGFLPIENFPGPFIIQYVITYGIAIALCIYIVYYLYKEYDIVVIKLHFSIQNLAILAISSFIILFLIPYFLTHSLNWARFLFTIPISIIAFVFLWFFYIRISNLENPNHFFLKRNKFSILSVSCIALLPILTVIGDYQWLTFTVMNLAFYAITAIEIDRYLYLLENKNKMHKIFDWNKKQNEYPAKDSMVYENLTKREIEVALSILSNQTYKEISKDLYIAESTVSKHASNIFKKTGVKNRRQFLSRFRRKFKK; via the coding sequence ATGTTTGGCACACCGATACATTGGACAACTTTTTTCTACCTTATAATAGATACTTTCATTGTATCGCTTGCATATTACCACCATTCCTTTAAAAGAATTAGGAGCAATCATTTTAGGTTTTTAAAACTTGGCTTACTTTTTATAGCCTATAATACCACAGGTGGATTTTTACCCATTGAAAACTTTCCAGGCCCATTTATAATCCAGTATGTGATTACTTATGGTATTGCAATAGCCCTTTGTATCTACATAGTATATTATCTATATAAAGAATATGATATTGTGGTTATCAAGCTACATTTCTCAATCCAAAATTTAGCAATTCTTGCAATTAGTAGTTTTATTATATTGTTCTTAATCCCTTACTTTTTAACGCATTCTTTGAATTGGGCTAGATTTCTGTTTACCATACCAATATCTATAATTGCTTTTGTATTTCTTTGGTTCTTTTATATAAGAATATCAAACCTCGAAAATCCCAATCACTTTTTTCTAAAGCGAAATAAATTTTCAATCCTAAGCGTAAGTTGTATCGCATTACTACCCATTTTAACAGTAATTGGTGACTACCAATGGTTAACTTTTACTGTAATGAACTTGGCTTTTTACGCCATTACCGCCATTGAAATAGACCGGTATCTTTACCTACTTGAGAATAAGAATAAAATGCACAAAATTTTTGATTGGAACAAAAAACAAAACGAATATCCTGCAAAGGACAGTATGGTTTATGAAAACTTAACCAAACGGGAAATTGAAGTCGCTTTATCAATTTTAAGTAATCAGACTTATAAAGAAATTTCTAAAGATTTATATATTGCCGAAAGCACGGTATCTAAGCACGCATCCAATATCTTCAAGAAAACAGGGGTAAAAAATAGGCGACAATTCTTATCACGCTTTCGTAGAAAATTCAAAAAATAA
- a CDS encoding asparaginase domain-containing protein, producing MIHIITTGGTIEGLDYKKPENEKKQNKIAIAEFLESANVSFPYIIEKAFAKDSRSITDEDRMFLLKKIKASNAEKFLITHGTFTMEDTAAYLGRQGLKKTILLVGSFILGNSKSTDAPFNLGFAFSALQFLKPDVYIAMNGEIFHWNNVTKNTDTNKFMSKNEK from the coding sequence ATGATACACATTATTACTACTGGGGGAACCATTGAAGGCCTGGATTATAAAAAACCAGAAAATGAGAAAAAACAAAATAAAATAGCGATTGCAGAATTTCTCGAATCCGCCAATGTTTCCTTTCCTTATATTATCGAAAAAGCATTCGCGAAAGATAGCCGATCAATTACCGATGAAGACAGGATGTTTTTGCTAAAAAAAATAAAAGCTTCCAATGCAGAAAAATTCTTAATAACCCACGGGACTTTTACGATGGAAGATACCGCGGCTTATCTTGGAAGGCAGGGACTTAAAAAAACCATTCTACTTGTAGGCTCATTTATATTGGGAAATTCTAAAAGTACCGATGCTCCCTTCAATTTAGGTTTTGCCTTTAGCGCTTTACAATTTCTAAAACCTGATGTCTATATCGCTATGAATGGTGAAATTTTTCATTGGAACAATGTTACCAAAAACACAGATACCAACAAATTTATGTCTAAAAATGAAAAATAA
- a CDS encoding MFS transporter — protein sequence MKIGKAISKLTEPFQALQNKLFAKVYLAQTISLLGDAFTWVGLALLAYQFGEDRAAVILATALTLRVTAFIIFSPFAGVLADRIDRKKILYTTHFIRMGLVALLPFITAEWQIYVLVFLMNVFNAFFSPTYRSVIPQIVDKKLYRQAIGLSVATYQLLGVLGPGLAGILAVWLGAREIFLIDAATFIIAGILLLTLPKSFLNAHKEDVSKKHPTTWQDVTKGAKLLFQNKYIRFALFIELVSAMAGAFILVNTIILVKGGLNLTDRDYGLIMAAFGIGATVAAFVSGAIDKSKSRQVSLIVGALVLGLAISAANYLNFSLLFVFWIIAGLGQSLAEIPSETLIGENISDSEQGKVYGSHFAFSHLWWAFAYPIAGFLGTNFPEKEFLYGGILTLLLLLVVYLLLRPKHNSKRIPLKKTKKL from the coding sequence ATGAAAATCGGCAAGGCTATATCCAAATTAACAGAACCTTTTCAGGCGTTACAAAACAAGTTGTTTGCAAAAGTATATCTCGCGCAGACCATCAGCTTGTTGGGTGATGCCTTCACTTGGGTCGGTTTGGCATTATTGGCCTATCAATTTGGGGAAGACAGGGCTGCGGTAATTTTGGCCACCGCCCTCACATTGCGGGTAACCGCCTTTATTATCTTTTCGCCTTTTGCCGGGGTGCTTGCCGACCGGATTGACCGAAAAAAGATTCTGTACACGACCCACTTTATTAGAATGGGTCTTGTTGCCTTGCTACCGTTCATTACCGCCGAATGGCAAATTTACGTTTTGGTGTTTCTTATGAATGTTTTCAATGCCTTTTTTAGCCCTACCTATCGTTCTGTGATTCCTCAGATCGTAGATAAGAAATTATATCGGCAAGCTATAGGCCTATCGGTTGCCACGTATCAGTTACTGGGGGTTCTGGGACCAGGATTGGCAGGCATACTTGCAGTTTGGTTGGGCGCTAGGGAAATATTTTTGATTGATGCGGCGACATTTATTATCGCAGGGATTTTGCTCTTGACCCTTCCAAAAAGTTTTTTGAATGCCCACAAGGAAGATGTCTCGAAGAAACACCCTACCACTTGGCAAGATGTTACAAAAGGGGCCAAGCTCTTGTTTCAAAACAAATACATTCGTTTTGCCTTGTTCATAGAACTGGTATCGGCGATGGCCGGAGCTTTCATATTGGTAAATACCATAATTCTTGTAAAGGGTGGATTGAACCTTACCGATAGGGATTATGGTTTAATTATGGCCGCCTTCGGTATTGGCGCAACGGTGGCCGCCTTCGTTTCCGGGGCTATTGATAAATCCAAATCAAGGCAGGTTTCCTTAATAGTGGGAGCTTTAGTATTAGGCCTCGCAATTAGTGCCGCAAATTACCTAAATTTTTCTCTGCTATTTGTGTTTTGGATCATCGCAGGTTTGGGACAAAGTCTGGCAGAAATACCTTCGGAAACGCTTATAGGAGAAAATATATCTGATAGTGAACAGGGGAAAGTATATGGCTCCCATTTCGCATTTTCACATCTGTGGTGGGCTTTCGCTTATCCAATAGCCGGATTTTTGGGAACCAATTTTCCCGAAAAGGAATTTCTCTACGGCGGCATCCTAACGCTACTATTACTTTTAGTAGTCTATCTGCTTTTGAGACCCAAACATAACTCAAAAAGAATACCATTAAAAAAAACCAAGAAATTATGA
- a CDS encoding efflux RND transporter periplasmic adaptor subunit — protein sequence MKIQFNTKISLLILSTLFIVACGNKDSEKMDSSKESSMKEEQTATNGSKQITFTKDQYNLAGIETGEIEMRNLSNIVKLNGVVDVEPKSMASVSAPLGGYLKTAGRLPGEEIKKGQVLATIENPEFIQIQQDYLESLSKLQFLEEEYNRQKQLREEDINSAKTFQQVSSDYKITQGRVKAYEQQLALAGISRNSVKNGNISRTANLYSPITGFVKTSNVNIGDYVSPQDVLFEIVNLDDIHLALNAFEKDLGKIEVGQTVKFSLANDNKFNRTAEVFLIGKATGNDRITPVYSHLKKEAKKGLLPGMYIKAWIESGTNKQKAIPSEALVQYEGKDFVIFQTEKSDNGYTFRLEQVKKGIEQEGYTAITFAESADVKSFKPVTKNAYSILSALRNSEEE from the coding sequence ATGAAAATTCAATTTAATACAAAAATTTCGCTGCTCATTTTATCCACCCTATTTATAGTGGCTTGCGGCAACAAGGATTCTGAAAAAATGGATTCTTCCAAAGAATCCTCTATGAAAGAGGAACAAACTGCTACCAACGGATCCAAACAAATCACTTTTACCAAAGATCAATACAATCTCGCCGGAATTGAAACCGGGGAGATCGAAATGAGAAATCTTAGCAATATCGTGAAGCTAAACGGTGTCGTTGATGTAGAGCCAAAAAGTATGGCCTCTGTATCTGCACCTTTGGGGGGATATTTAAAAACCGCCGGAAGACTGCCCGGTGAGGAGATTAAAAAAGGACAGGTGTTGGCTACGATTGAAAATCCTGAATTTATCCAAATTCAGCAGGATTATTTGGAAAGTTTAAGCAAGCTCCAATTTCTGGAAGAAGAATACAACAGACAAAAACAATTAAGGGAGGAAGACATCAATTCGGCAAAAACCTTTCAGCAGGTTTCTTCAGATTATAAAATAACACAAGGCCGGGTCAAGGCGTACGAACAACAACTTGCACTTGCCGGAATTAGTAGGAATTCCGTTAAAAACGGGAATATTTCCCGGACTGCTAACCTTTATTCCCCTATTACAGGTTTTGTAAAAACAAGCAATGTGAATATCGGCGATTATGTATCGCCACAAGATGTGCTTTTTGAGATAGTTAATTTGGACGATATTCATTTGGCATTGAATGCCTTTGAAAAAGATCTGGGAAAAATTGAAGTTGGCCAAACCGTGAAGTTTTCCCTTGCCAACGATAATAAATTCAATCGCACAGCAGAAGTCTTTTTAATAGGAAAAGCTACTGGAAACGATCGTATCACACCTGTTTACAGCCATTTAAAAAAAGAAGCCAAAAAAGGCTTATTACCGGGAATGTACATAAAAGCTTGGATTGAAAGCGGTACAAATAAGCAAAAGGCGATTCCATCGGAAGCTCTTGTTCAATATGAGGGGAAGGATTTTGTAATCTTTCAAACCGAAAAATCTGACAATGGTTATACATTTAGATTGGAACAGGTTAAAAAAGGAATTGAACAGGAAGGGTACACGGCCATAACTTTTGCTGAAAGTGCTGATGTCAAAAGTTTTAAGCCTGTTACCAAAAATGCTTATTCCATCTTGTCCGCATTGAGAAATTCTGAAGAAGAATAG